The nucleotide sequence ATTCAAGGAAATTGTTTGACAAGTGCATTCTCCAAgatttgaacccatgaccaaagggggttgggggagcgctactcacaagaggaaataagccaaaaatggcCAAATGCATCATCCAAGATTCGAACTCAGCACCTAGAGGATGCAAGGAGCAAGGCACCACAAGAAaaccaaggaaaagctccagcgcATGCACTCatcaagtttcgaaccaaggaccccTCCTTGTGAGCACCaaggctcagctcacttggagagctgagcgctaccctTGGTGCATCTCACAAGCACTTTGACATGGGCCAGGGGGAGTGGAGCGCGCATCTTGACACGGTCCAGGGAGGGCAGCGCGCAACAATTTTTcaccaaggcaccaatgctcacctcactttgtgagctgagcattcccCTGATGCTTCCCCCAACAATTGCACGCTACAAAGGGTCCTCACACTAAGCATCAATGCTCAGCTTCCCACTTGAGCTGAGCATCCTCCTGGAAGCAAATTCTCCATGGgctaaaaattcaattaaaaatccaacttaattcatttcttcaccaaattaaaagcccatccaaattccaaaatccaagaatagaaagtgtataaataggagctagtttgatgtaattaggacctttttttttaacctctagactttactttgatttttctttgaactttcattttcattttgagcttttacttttgaatttagatcttagagaattgggaaggagaattgatctttcttcttccttgttcttacttgagcactcttttattttcttgctttggatcttgggtgaagaattgaagaacttctgtttcaattttaccttgagatctcttgtttactttttctgcataattgaattcaaatttctgtttactgcttcatccTCTCTTtatttctgcaattttacttttctttatttcttttgcaattgttcttgttagatcaaggaaggatttgagatctagacttgttttctagtctcttccactcctgagatcttcaacctcttttaatttgctgcaatttaagcacaagtcattttctgttttaatttctcaagcgttcctacttttctgtttagatctactttacttcaattcaccttctactcttctgtttaatttgcaattcacttgttctcgtttaaattctgcaatcccaattcccaattccttttataattcaagcaatttacatttcttgcactttaaaattcagtcatttacatttcttgcaatttaagtttatgcaatttatattacttgcactctaagattcagcacttttacttcctttgctctttaatttacagcaattacccctctccctttacatttcaagcaatttaacttctgtcaattacaaacctctcaaccaatacttgattcgcttgactaaatcaaccactaaactaaaattgctcaatccttcaatccctgtgggatcgacctcactcatgtgagttattattacttgatgcgacctggtacacttgccagtgagttttgtgttggatcgttttccacacatcagtgatctcaattacctatgtttagccaagagttcttactatttcttttattagttcttgttgttttactttcttgtcatttatattttcttgtcaaatatcaaatcaaccccctttgcattttcatagccaataattaaatacttcattgcaactcttcgtgagacgacccggagtccaaatactccggttataaattcatttggggtttgttactagtgacaacctaaatttttgcatgaaaggattcttgattggtttggaaactatactttacaacgagacttcattagacaaattctaaaccatcaaaagaaTTCATTCATCACTTCTTCCCATGAGCCAAAACTTTTTGCTCTTGGCGTTGTTGGTGGACACGCTAGTAATTCTAGAGTTGGCAACGCCCAAGTTCACTTCCTTGGCCCAACATCCTTGCttgcgttgccaaggaacacgcaGCCTTTCTCCAAGTTgtggcaacgtgctcgagcttCCCTAGCTCCTCTCCAAGGCCTTGCTTTCTTGCTGTGTTGCTTGCTAGCGTTGTCCACAAGCACGCCTTTGGActttggcgttggcaacgtgctggcTTCCTTTCCTGGGCAAGCTTTCTTGCTTGGCGTTGCTTGCCTGCGTTACCATCAAACACGCCCCTGCATCTCTTGgctggcaacgtgctcgagcttTGGACTTGCTCCCCAAAATTGCTTGCTGCGTTGCCCTTAAACACGCCTATAGAAACtagcgttggcaacgtgcatgaGTGAAGATCCATGGCTGCTGGCGTTATCCTTAAACACGCCATTGTATCCTGGAGTTGACAACATGCTCGAGCCTTCCTCATGGCTCCATGCTTGCTGCTTGGCGTTGTCATTGAACACGCCTATGCATTCCAACATTATCAACGTGCTTGAGTGGAAGAGTCATCATCCAAGCTGCCTTGAGTTGTTGCCAAACACGCCAATGCATTCCAAGGTTGGCAACGTGCTTGAGCTTTTGTCCTCCTTGCCAAGGCTTTGCTTCCTCGCGTTGTCATAAAAAACGCATGTGCACccaacgttggcaacgtgcttgatGTCTTGAGATTGCCCTCCAGGGTTGCCTTCTAGCTTGGCGTTGCCTTGGAACACGTCCATGCTCTCCCAAGCCAACAACGTGCTCGAGCCTTCCTTATGGCACCAAGCTTTGCTTGCTACATTGCCTTGGAACACGCCTATAGgagctggcgttggcaacgtaGCAACCTTCATTTCCTAGCCAATCCTTGCTCAGTTAGCTTCTTGGCATTGTTGCCAAGCACTCCAATGTAGctccaagttagcaacgtgcaTAGTGCTCACAGGAGACCACTTTCTTGGAAGGTTGTTTGTGCTCTTCCTGAAGTAAAGCTTCAATGGCGTTGCCAACTTGAAttccaagttagcaacgtgcaCATTTCTCTTCTTGAAGGAGTTGTTAGCCACTTGCTTGCTTCATTCTTGCTTCAATGCCTTCTTGTTTCATCACCTATCATTAACAAGGGAAATTGCTTCAAAGTCTCACCAATCCATGCAATCAATTTCATGAGATTCATTCATACTCATTCATTTATGCATTCCTTGAATCATTTGCATGAATTTGGCTACAATTAACCTGGTCCTTAGTATTTTTATGCATGGAAATGAAACTCATAAaaatgcttgtttatttcaaagataatgagtgaaactaagctaaaactaactaaactgactagctaatatagcaaatatgcgaatgcatcacaacaccaaacttaaaatattgcttgtcctcaagcaagggATAAAATAATTTGACAAAAGAATTTAAGATACAAGAATTGAATGTCTTAACAGAGAAGAATTCTTCCATGGAATATGTCATCCTTATTTGTGTAGTCATCTGTTTAGTGCAAATGATCAAGGCTAATCTAAATTCTTAGTTGAAATGCTTGCTTCAATACTAGGTTGGTTAATTTCACTAGACTCTTTTTCTACACCTTAGCACATAATCCTTAAACTATTCTTTTCTCTACTTCTCTTTTCTCTCCCTTTTTTCAAATTTCCTTTGTCTCAATTGAGCTAAAAATCTTGTCTTAAGGCGGCTCTTTagcataagctttcaatcaacaatcccaaaccagttggtttaagTTGTTAAGTGTTGAAACACTCTTAAAGATTTACTAACTCAAGCCTCTCTCCTTAACACATTCAATCACAGGCATATAAcattggaattttatttggatagtggtgtccagcacctctttgggttgctaaatgttCTGTTATAGAGCTACTCTTGAATGTGAGTTTTCAatcgataatcccgagttagttaactcaagttaccgggtgatgaagcacccctcggaTTTACTAGCCCAAGTATGTCTCCTAACATCAATCACCATAGACACATATCCAAATTTtgtcattgatgcctagcctttcattctttgttctttgttttctttatttctctttttctgcTCTTCAAAATTTTTGTGTATTACTCCATTGTCAAGGATCTTTGTGCTTCTAATTTCTTGAGTCTTATATCCCTTAACCAACTAGTTTTGTGTAAGCAATCATCTTaactccttttaatttcttgagcCTTGATTCGTTCACAATGAAAGCATATATGTACTAACACTTTTTATCAGACAACCTTGTTCTCCTAAGCTAGATTTCTCTCTATTTTTGTTCAAACTACATCTTTTATTCCATTGGCAAGTAAAAGTACTTAAGACAAGCAAACATTCCAAGCATGTGAGTGATACATGGAATAAGCAACAtaaatgaaaatgcataaaagaaAACAACCTAGAAGGTATACCATGTTTCAGACATACATCTTCTTTATTTAATAAAGCACTAAAAAAAAGAACTTCACCACCTTTAGTCTTTATGTCCCTTTCCTTTGTCCTTtggatcttctttcttctttctttcttacttctcCTTGTTGTTTTGTTGTTGAGTCCTCCTCTTCTCTTTTCCATATTCCTGAGCTTATCATCCTCTCCTTTAGCCTCTCAGCATTAAATTTTACCGTTGCAATTTCCTGCTCTTCTAGTATCTTGTGTGCTTCATTAAATTTTTGGATTTGTGGGTTGAGTACTGGGAGTGTTCCACAAAGGTAGCTGAGTTTTTCTTGGGTGCATATATCATAATCAATTCTGTCTCTATGTCTGGCCTCCTTGAACATTCTGCTTTCATTGAATTCTTTGTGAAATGTGTCTTGTCTAGCATCCATCCTATGGAGAAGCTCCCTTTGCTGAGCTTGCTCTTTCCTTAGTTGAGCTTGTTCTTGTATTACCTTCTCCATGGATCTTCCATATTCAGCAGCTGAGTTGTTGATGACTTCACACATCTTGTCATATTGTTCTTGTTGTAGTTCCATCATGTGTGTTTGATATTCACTTTGCTGACCCATCCATTGAACTTGAACTTCTCTTTGCTGATTCATTACTTGCCAAAAGTCCCTTTGTTGTTGagcttgttcctcttggcttCTTTGAATTTGTGAATATTGCCCAGAGATTCCTTCCAAAGCGGCTTGGAGTTGATTCATGTTCAAAGTACTTGGTTCTTCCATTTCTTGGCGCTCTTCCTCTTGTCTtgcttctttccttttctttcttcttgctAGAGGTTGCCTCTCCAATTGGGTCGTGGTGACAAATTCCAATCTTTCCTTGGTGAGAGGCTTTCCAATGGACACCATGTCAGTTTCTTTAAATTCTTCGAGAGGCACTCTAGCTTCTTTACATAAGCGCAGAATAGTACTAGGATATCCTAGCCAACTGTCTTGTTTGACCTTTTCAGCTATGTCAATGATGTTATTTGCTATAACTTCTCCCACATTAATCTCCCCTCCTTTCATTATGCAGTGGATCATTATCGCTCTGTTCACTGTTACCTCGGAGTTGTTTGAAGTAGGAATTAGTGATCTCCTCACTATGTCATGCCATCCCTTTGCTTGAGGTGTGAGATCACCTCTTCTAAGTTTGAGTGGTAGCCCATGTGAATCCAATACCCAGTCCATGCCTACTTTGCACAAGTCACTTAGCACATCCTCACATCTTGCTTCACGCTCAACCCTTTCCTTATAGCTAGTTTGTATATATATAAGTGAGGACAAAGTGAGGTTTGATGATTATGGTTGGagtggttaaagtaatatttatgATGGGGAAATGGTCTTGATGGTTCGGTAAAGGCATGGGAAACATGAATCTTCTTTGCCTAATGCATGCTAAGGTGTTTTCCTCAATGCACACAATCCAAGGTATATGTGGATGTACAAAACCCAAGGCACATGTGACTTCTCCTTTCTTGTGTGTGTGTCCGTGATCCTTCCTTCAAGATTCTCCCATCACTTCTTTCTTTCACTTCTCTGCAGCAAGAATACAAAGGCTTTAGAATTTCTTGTAATGCTTGGACTCATACTAAAGAAATTCAACaagatcataaaaaaaatatttaaaatatatatatatttttaaatctaATGGTTGCTTTCATATCACTAAAAGAAATAACTACACTGTTGCTCCATGATCTAGCATTTTCGTGTATgtatggacaccaaacttagtttgtgactAAGTGTTGTAAAAAAACTTTTGCAATTGCTTCAAGATTgaccataccaaacttagtgcCTTGCATACACTATGTGCTAGTTCAATCTTTATTCTCTTAGATGTATATGATGCAACCTCTCATTATTGATCACTAAAgcatgaaaataaaagactcctgtgcatgggttgcctcccatgaagtgcttgtttattgtccttagctTGACATTGCAGCTCCCTTGCTTATATTAACAAGTGCACACTTTCTTCCTTGCTCCAGGGGCCACCAAGATAGAGCTTTACCATGTGACCATTGACTGTGAATGTCTCCTTTGATGCTTCATCAAGTAATTCCACATAGCCATGAGGGGAAACTCTTGCAATGGTGTATGGACCAGTCCATTTGGATTTAAGCTTTCCAGGAAAAATCTTTAGCCTAGAGTTGAATAGCAGCACTTTTTGGCCTAGTTCAAATGTCCTTGGagtgatcttcttgtcatgccacctctttgctctttccttgtatattctggcattctcatatgcttcaaGTCTGAATTCTTCTAACTCATTGAGTTGCAACAGTCTCTTCTCTCCTGCTGCTTGGGCATCAAGATTTAGAAGTTTtgtggcccaaaaagctttatGTTCTAGCTCTACAGGTAAATGACATGCTTCCCCATATACCAGCTGAAATGGAGATCTTCCTATGGGGTTTTGaatgttgtccgatatgcccagagtgcatcatccagcttccttgcccaatcctttcttgttGCTCCCACAATTTTCTCCAAAATTCTCTTTAGCTCTTTGTTTGCAagttcagcttgtccatttgtctgtgggtgataggGTGTGGCTACCTTGTGGGTTACTCCATATCTATGGAGGAGGGAGTTCaattgtttgttgcaaaagtggcttCCTCCATCGCTTATAAGTCCCTTTGGCACCCCAAACCTAGTGAAGATGTTTCTCCTTTGAAATTGCAATACCACATTTGCATCACATGTAGTGGTGgctattgcctctacccattttgaaacATACTCCACTGCCACCAAGATGTATTTGAATGTGTAGGATggagggaagggtcccatgaagtctatTCCCCATAAATCAAAGAGTTCCACTTCCAAAATGAacttttgaggcatctcattcttcTTTGTCAAGCCTCCtgttctttggcattcattgcagtgaCTCACAAAAtctctagcatccttgaatatAGAAGGCCAATAGAACCCACTTTGGAGGACCTTTGCAGCAGTCCTTTTAGCTCCAAAATGACCACCATAGCTTGAATTGTGGcaatgccatagtatgtcctTCATTTCAATTTCTGGCACACATCTTCTAATCATTCCATCTGGGCATCTTTTGAATAGGAAGGGCTCATCCCACAAGAATAACTTAGCCTCATGTAGCAGCTTCTTAACTTGTTGCCTTGTGTACTCTTGTGGAATACTCCTTCTCGCTTTGTAGTTGGCCATGTTTGCAAACCAAGGGGTTTGTTGGATTTGCAAGAGGTACTCATCTGGAAAATTCTCATTTACTGGTTGAGATGTATCTTGGCTTGTCCCTTGTGGCAACCTTGATAGATGGTCGGCAACTTGATTCTCACTACCCTTTTTATCCTTgatctcaatgtcaaactcttgtagaagcaataTCCATCTAATTAACCTTGGTTTggcatcctgttttgacattagatacttgagagcagcatgatcagtgtaaacTAAAATTTTGGAACCAATCAAATATTGCCTAAATTTATCAAAAGCATACACCACAGCTAGTAGCTCTTTCTCCgttgtggtataatttctttgagcttCGTTCAATACTTTGCTTGCATAGTAGATGACATGGTGCTTCTTGTCCTTTCTCTGCCCCagcacagcaccaattgcaaagtcacttgcatcacacataagttcaaaaggtaatccCCAACTTgggggtgtgataattggtgctgtggtgagcttagcttttagagtctcaaaggcctgttTACATTCATCATCAAAGGAAAAAGGGTTGCTCACCACAAGCAAGTTGCttagtggttttgctattttagaaaaatctttgatgaaccgtCTATAGAACCCAGCAtggcccaagaaacttctaacagctTTTACATTTATTGGCAGTGGAAGCTTTTCTATAATTTCTACTTTTGCCTTGTCCACCTCTATACCCTTTCTTGAAATtttgtgaccaagaacaattccttcgggtaccataaaatggcatttctcccagtttaaaaccaaattggtttcttggcaccttttcaagactAAGGTAAGATGGTGCAAGCAAGTATTGAAAGAATCACCAAAAACGGAAAAATCATCTATAAAgacttcaataaatttttctaccatgtctGAGAAGATTGAtaacatgcatctctgaaaggtagcTGAGGCATTACACAATCCGAATTGAATTCTCCTGTAAGCAAAGACTCCAAAAGGGNNNNNNNNNNNNNNNNNNNNNNNNNNNNNNNNNNNNNNNNNNNNNNNNNNNNNNNNNNNNNNNNNNNNNNNNNNNNNNNNNNNNNNNNNNNNNNNNNNNNNNNNNNNNNNNNNNNNNNNNNNNNNNNNNNNNNNNNNNNNNNNNNNNNNNNNNNNNNNNNNNNNNNNNNNNNNNNNNNNNNNNNNNNNNNNNNNNNNNNNNNNNNNNNNNNNNNNNNNNNNNNNNNNNNNNNNNNNNNNNNNNNNNNNNNNNNNNNNNNNNNNNNNNNNNNNNNNNNNNNNNNNNNNNNNNNNNNNNNNNNNNNNNNNNNNNNNNNNNNNNNNNNNNNNNNNNNNNNNNNNNNNNNNNNNNNNNNNNNNNNNNNNNNNNNNNNNNNNNNNNNNNNNNNNNNNNNNNNNNNNNNNNNNNNNNNNNNNNNNNNNNNNNNNNNNNNNNNNNNNNNNNNNNNNNNNNNNNNNNNNNNNNNNNNNNNNNNNNNNNNNNNNNNNNNNNNNNNNNNNNNNNNNNNNNNNNNNNNNNNNNNNNNNNNNNNNNNNNNNNNNNNNNNNNNNNNNNNNNNNNNNNNNNNNNNNNNNNNNNNNNNNNNNNNNNNNNNNNNNNNNNNNNNNNNNNNNNNNNNNNNNNNNNNNNNNNNNNNNNNNNNNNNNNNNNNNNNNNNNNNNNNNNNNNNNNNNNNNNNNNNNNNNNNNNNNNNNNNNNNNNNNNNNNNNNNNNNNNNNNNNNNNNNNNNNNNNNNNNNNNNNNNNNNNNNNNNNNNNNNNNNNNNNNNNNNNNNNNNNNNNNNNNNNNNNNNNNNNNNNNNNNNNNNNNNNNNNNNNNNNNNNNNNNNNNNNNNNNNNNNNNNNNNNNNNNNNNNNNNNNNNNNNNNNNNNNNNNNNNNNNNNNNNNNNNNNNNNNNNNNNNNNNNNNNNNNNNNNNNNNNNNNNNNNNNNNNNNNNNNNNNNNNNNNNNNNNNNNNNNNNNNNNNNNNNNNNNNNNNNNNNNNNNNNNNNNNNNNNNNNNNNNNNNNNNNNNNNNNNNNNNNNNNNNNNNNNNNNNNNNNNNNNNNNNNNNNNNNNNNNNNNNNNNNNNNNNNNNNNNNNNNNNNNNNNNNNNNNNNNNNNNNNNNNNNNNNNNNNNNNNNNNNNNNNNNNNNNNNNNNNNNNNNNNNNNNNNNNNNNNNNNNNNNNNNNNNNNNNNNNNNNNNNNNNNNNNNNNNNNNNNNNNNNNNNNNNNNNNNNNNNNNNNNNNNNNNNNNNNNNNNNNNNNNNNNNNNNNNNNNNNNNNNNNNNNNNNNNNNNNNNNNNNNNNNNNNNNNNNNNNNNNNNNNNNNNNNNNNNNNNNNNNNNNNNNNNNNNNNNNNNNNNNNNNNNNNNNNNNNNNNNNNNNNNNNNNNNNNNNNNNNNNNNNNNNNNNNNNNNNNNNNNNNNNNNNNNNNNNNNNNNNNNNNNNNNNNNNNNNNNNNNNNNNNNNNNNNNNNNNNNNNNNNNNNNNNNNNNNNNNNNNNNNNNNNNNNNNNNNNNNNNNNNNNNNNNNNNNNNNNNNNNNNNNNNNNNNNNNNNNNNNNNNNNNNNNNNNNNNNNNNNNNNNNNNNNNNNNNNNNNNNNNNNNNNNNNNNNNNNNNNNNNNNNNNNNNNNNNNNNNNNNNNNNNNNNNNNNNNNNNNNNNNNNNNNNNNNNNNNNNNNNNNNNNNNNNNNNNNNNNNNNNNNNNNNNNNNNNNNNNNNNNNNNNNNNNNNNNNNNNNNNNNNNNNNNNNNNNNNNNNNNNNNNNNNNNNNNNNNNNNNNNNNNNNNNNNNNNNNNNNNNNNNNNNNNNNNNNNNNNNNNNNNNNNNNNNNNNNNNNNNNNNNNNNNNNNNNNNNNNNNNNNNNNNNNNNNNNNNNNNNNNNNNNNNNNNNNNNNNNNNNNNNNNNNNNNNNNNNNNNNNNNNNNNNNNNNNNNNNNNNNNNNNNNNNNNNNNNNNNNNNNNNNNNNNNNNNNNNNNNNNNNNNNNNNNNNNNNNNNNNNNNNNNNNNNNNNNNNNNNNNNNNNNNNNNNNNNNNNNNNNNNNNNNNNNNNNNNNNNNNNNNNNNNNNNNNNNNNNNNNNNNNNNNNNNNNNNNNNNNNNNNNNNNNNNNNNNNNNNNNNNNNNNNNNNNNNNNNNNNNNNNNNNNNNNNNNNNNNNNNNNNNNNNNNNNNNNNNNNNNNNNNNNNNNNNNNNNNNNNNNNNNNNNNNNNNNNNNNNNNNNNNNNNNNNNNNNNNNNNNNNNNNNNNNNNNNNNNNNNNNNNNNNNNNNNNNNNNNNNNNNNNNNNNNNNNNNNNNNNNNNNNNNNNNNNNNNNNNNNNNNNNNNNNNNNNNNNNNNNNNNNNNNNNNNNNNNNNNNNNNNNNNNNNNNNNNNNNNNNNNNNNNNNNNNNNNNNNNNNNNNNNNNNNNNNNNNNNNNNNNNNNNNNNNNNNNNNNNNNNNNNNNNNNNNNNNNNNNNNNNNNNNNNNNNNNNNNNNNNNNNNNNNNNNNNNNNNNNNNNNNNNNNNNNNNNNNNNNNNNNNNNNNNNNNNNNNNNNNNNNNNNNNNNNNNNNNNNNNNNNNNNNNNNNNNNNNNNNNNNNNNNNNNNNNNNNNNNNNNNNNNNNNNNNNNNNNNNNNNNNNNNNNNNNNNNNNNNNNNNNNNNNNNNNNNNNNNNNNNNNNNNNNNNNNNNNNNNNNNNNNNNNNNNNNNNNNNNNNNNNNNNNNNNNNNNNNNNNNNNNNNNNNNNNNNNNNNNNNNNNNNNNNNNNNNNNNNNNNNNNNNNNNNNNNNNNNNNNNNNNNNNNNNNNNNNNNNNNNNNNNNNNNNNNNNNNNNNNNNNNNNNNNNNNNNNNNNNNNNNNNNNNNNNNNNNNNNNNNNNNNNNNNNNNNNNNNNNNNNNNNNNNNNNNNNNNNNNNNNNNNNNNNNNNNNNNNNNNNNNNNNNNNNNNNNNNNNNNNNNNNNNNNNNNNNNNNNNNNNNNNNNNNNNNNNNNNNNNNNNNNNNNNNNNNNNNNNNNNNNNNNNNNNNNNNNNNNNNNNNNNNNNNNNNNNNNNNNNNNNNNNNNNNNNNNNNNNNNNNNNNNNNNNNNNNNNNNNNNNNNNNNNNNNNNNNNNNNNNNNNNNNgg is from Arachis ipaensis cultivar K30076 chromosome B01, Araip1.1, whole genome shotgun sequence and encodes:
- the LOC107608675 gene encoding involucrin-like, with amino-acid sequence MDWVLDSHGLPLKLRRGDLTPQAKGWHDIVRRSLIPTSNNSEVTVNRAIMIHCIMKGGEINVGEVIANNIIDIAEKVKQDSWLGYPSTILRLCKEARVPLEEFKETDMVSIGKPLTKERLEFVTTTQLERQPLARRKKRKEARQEEERQEMEEPSTLNMNQLQAALEGISGQYSQIQRSQEEQAQQQRDFWQVMNQQREVQVQWMGQQSEYQTHMMELQQEQYDKMCEVINNSAAEYGRSMEKVIQEQAQLRKEQAQQRELLHRMDARQDTFHKEFNESRMFKEARHRDRIDYDICTQEKLSYLCGTLPVLNPQIQKFNEAHKILEEQEIATVKFNAERLKERMISSGIWKREEEDSTTKQQGEVRKKEERRSKGQRKGT